NNNNNNNNNNNNNNNNNNNNNNNNNNNNNNNNNNNNNNNNNNNNNNNNNNNNNNNNNNNNNNNNNNNNNNAGAGTTCCGCCGAGATCTTGATCGCCCGGTACCGGGACATGCCGGTGCCGGCGGGGATCAGCTTGCCGATGATGACGTTCTCCTTCAGCCCGATCAGCGGGTCCACCTTGCCCTTGGTGGCCGCGTCGGTGAGTACCCGGGCCGTCTCCTGGAAGGAGGCGGCCGACAGGAAGCTCTCGGTGGCCAGGGACGCCTTGGTGATCCCCAGCAGGACCGGACGGGCCTTGGCGGGCTCCAGGCCCTCGGCGATGGCCTTGGCGTTCTCCTCCTCGAACGCGAACTTGTCCACCAGCTCCCCGGGCAGGAACTCGGTGTCGCCGGGGTCCTCCACCTTCACCCGGCGCAGCATCTGCCGGACGATGATCTCGATGTGCTTGTCGTTGATGTCCACCCCCTGGGACCGGTAGACCGACTGGATCTCCTGCACCAGGTAGTTCTGCAGGGCGTGGATGCCGCGGATGCGCAGGATGTCGTGGGGGTTCACCGATCCCTCGGTGAGCTGGTCGCCGCTCTCCACCCGGTCGCCGTCGGCCACCCGCAGCCGGACCCCGTAGGGCACCGGGTGGGCGATCTCCTGGCCGTCCTTGGTGACGATCACCAGCCGCCGGGTGCCCTTGGCCTCCACGATCTTCACCCGACCCGACGCCTCGGCGATCACGGCCTGCCCCTTCGGCTTGCGGGCCTCGAACAGCTCCTCCACCCGCGGCAGCCCCTGGGTGATGTCGAACCCGGCCACACCGCCGGTGTGGAAGGTGCGCATGGTCAGCTGGGTGCCGGGCTCGCCGATGGACTGGGCGGCGATGATCCCCACGGCCTCGCCGATCTCCACCATCTTGCCGGTGGCCAGGTTGCGCCCGTAGCACTTGGCGCACACCCCATAGCGGGTCTTGCAGGTCAGGACCGAGCGCACCAGCACCTCCTCGATGCCGGCCTGCTCGATCTGCTCCGCCGCCTCCTCGGTGATCTCCTGGTCGGCCTCCACCAGCACCCTGCGGCCTCGGGGGGTGACGATGTCCTCCACCGCCACGCGCCCCACGATGCGGTCCTTGAGGGGCACCACCACCTCGTTCCCCTCCTTGATGGCCGTCATCACCACGCCCTCGGTGGTCTTGCAGTCCTCCTCCCGGACGATGACGTCCTGGGCCACGTCCACCAGGCGGCGGGTCAGGTAGCCCGACTCCGAGGTGCGGATGGCGGTGTCGGCCAGCCCCTTGCGCTGGCCGTGGGTCGAGATGAAGTACTCCAGGACCGTCAGCCCCTCCCGGAAGTTGGCCTTGATGGGCATCTCGATGATCTTGCCCGAGGGGTCGGTCATCAGGCCCCGCATGCCGGCCAGCTGGCGGATCTGCTGGATATTCCCCCGGGCGCCCGACTGGGCCATCATGTACAGGGGGTTGAAGGTGTCGAAGGTCTTCAGCATCGCCTCGGTGATGTCCTCGGTGGCCTTGGTCCACACCCCGATGACCTGCTGGTACTTCTCCCGCTCGGTGATGAGGCCGCGCCGGTACTGCTGCTCGATCTCCTGCACCCGGCGCTCGGCCGCGGACAGGACCCGGGCCTTGTCCTCGGGGATGTTGATGTCGTCGATGGCGATGCTCACGCCGGACCTGGTGGAGTAGCGGAAGCCCAGGTCCTTCAGGGCGTCCAGCAGCTGCACCGTCTTGGTGGACCCCAGGCGGTTGTAGGCCTCCGAGACGATCTGGGACAGCACCTTCCGGTCGCAGAGGTCGTTGATGAACCGCAGCTCCTCGGGGATCGCCTCGTTGAAGATGACGCGCCCCACGGTGGTCTCGATGGGCTCGCTGTCCCGGGTCAGGCGCACCTTGATCCGCGCGTGCAGCTCCACCGCCCCGCTCTCGTAGGCCAGCAGCGCCTCGGTGGGGGTGCTGAAGACCTTGCCCTCCCCCCGCGCCCCGGGCTTCTCCTGGGTCAGGTAGTAGCACCCCAGAACGATGTCCCGGGTGGGGCTGGTGATGGCCTTGCCGTAGGCGGGGGAGAGGATGTTGTAGGCCGACAGCATCAGCAGCCGGGCCTCGGCCTGGGCTGCGGCCGACAGGGGCACGTGGACGGCCATCTGGTCGCCGTCGAAGTCCGCGTTGTAGGCGGTGCACACCAGCGGGTGCACCTGGATGGCCTTGCCCTCGATCAGGACCGGCTCAAACGCCTGGATGCCCAGCCGGTGCAGGGTGGGAGCGCGGTTGAGCAGCACCGGATGCTCCTTGACCACCTCCTCCAGCACCCCCCACACCTCGGGGCGCGCCCGCTCCACCATGCGCTTGGCGCTCTTGATGTTCTGGGCCAGGTTCTTGTCCACCAGCTTCTTCATCACGAAGGGCTTGAACAGCTCCAGGGCCATCTCCTTGGGCAGCCCGCACTGGTGCAGCTTGAGCTTGGGACCCACCACGATGACCGAGCGGCCCGAGTAGTCCACCCGCTTGCCCAGCAGGTTCTGGCGGAAGCGGCCCTGCTTGCCCTTGAGCATGTCCGAGAGGGACTTCAGCGGCCGGTTGTTCGGGCCGGTGACGGGGCGGCCCCGGCGGCCGTTGTCGATCAGGGCGTCCACCGCCTCCTGGAGCATGCGCTTCTCGTTGCGCACGATGATCTCCGGCGCCCCCAGGTCCAGCAGCCGCTTGAGGCGGTTGTTGCGGTTGATGACCCGGCGGTACAGGTCGTTGAGGTCCGAGGTGGCGAACCGGCCGCCGTCCAGCTGCACCATGGGCCGCAGGTCCGGAGGGATGACCGGGATGACGTCCAGGATCATCCACTCGGGCCGGTTGCCGCTCTTGCGGAAGGCCTCCACCACCTCCAGGCGCTTGAGGATCTTCATGCGCTTCTGGCCCGTGGCATCCCGCAGCTCGGCCCGCAGCT
The sequence above is a segment of the Armatimonadota bacterium genome. Coding sequences within it:
- the rpoC gene encoding DNA-directed RNA polymerase subunit beta', which codes for MQDVNNFDAVKISLASPETIRAWSHGEVKKPETINYRTLKPERDGLFCERIFGPVKDWECHCGKYKRIRFKGIICDRCGVEVTRAKVRRERMGHIELAAPVCHIWYLKGVPSRIGLLLDMSPRALERVVYFASYVVIDPGSTPLQKKQLLSENEYREMREKYGTAFRAGMGAEAIKELLQELDLEKLSRQLRAELRDATGQKRMKILKRLEVVEAFRKSGNRPEWMILDVIPVIPPDLRPMVQLDGGRFATSDLNDLYRRVINRNNRLKRLLDLGAPEIIVRNEKRMLQEAVDALIDNGRRGRPVTGPNNRPLKSLSDMLKGKQGRFRQNLLGKRVDYSGRSVIVVGPKLKLHQCGLPKEMALELFKPFVMKKLVDKNLAQNIKSAKRMVERARPEVWGVLEEVVKEHPVLLNRAPTLHRLGIQAFEPVLIEGKAIQVHPLVCTAYNADFDGDQMAVHVPLSAAAQAEARLLMLSAYNILSPAYGKAITSPTRDIVLGCYYLTQEKPGARGEGKVFSTPTEALLAYESGAVELHARIKVRLTRDSEPIETTVGRVIFNEAIPEELRFINDLCDRKVLSQIVSEAYNRLGSTKTVQLLDALKDLGFRYSTRSGVSIAIDDINIPEDKARVLSAAERRVQEIEQQYRRGLITEREKYQQVIGVWTKATEDITEAMLKTFDTFNPLYMMAQSGARGNIQQIRQLAGMRGLMTDPSGKIIEMPIKANFREGLTVLEYFISTHGQRKGLADTAIRTSESGYLTRRLVDVAQDVIVREEDCKTTEGVVMTAIKEGNEVVVPLKDRIVGRVAVEDIVTPRGRRVLVEADQEITEEAAEQIEQAGIEEVLVRSVLTCKTRYGVCAKCYGRNLATGKMVEIGEAVGIIAAQSIGEPGTQLTMRTFHTGGVAGFDITQGLPRVEELFEARKPKGQAVIAEASGRVKIVEAKGTRRLVIVTKDGQEIAHPVPYGVRLRVADGDRVESGDQLTEGSVNPHDILRIRGIHALQNYLVQEIQSVYRSQGVDINDKHIEIIVRQMLRRVKVEDPGDTEFLPGELVDKFAFEEENAKAIAEGLEPAKARPVLLGITKASLATESFLSAASFQETARVLTDAATKGKVDPLIGLKENVIIGKLIPAGTGMSRYRAIKISAEL